The following coding sequences are from one Oncorhynchus clarkii lewisi isolate Uvic-CL-2024 chromosome 20, UVic_Ocla_1.0, whole genome shotgun sequence window:
- the LOC139376191 gene encoding cyclin-dependent kinase 5 → MQKYEKLEKIGEGTYGTVFKAKNRETHEIVALKRVRLDDDDEGVPSSALREICLLKELKHKNIVRLHDVLHSDKKLTLVFEFCDQDLKKYFDSCNGDLDPETVKSFMYQLLKGLAFCHSRNVLHRDLKPQNLLINRNGELKLADFGLARAFGIPVRCYSAEVVTLWYRPPDVLFGAKLYSTSIDMWSAGCIFAELANAGRPLFPGNDVDDQLKRIFRLLGTPTEEQWQTMTKLPDYKPYPMYPATTSLVNVVPKLSSTGRDLLQNLLKCNPVQRISAEEALQHPYFADFCPP, encoded by the exons ATGCAGAAGTATGAAAAGCTTGAAAAGATTGGAGAGG GTACATATGGAACTGTTTTCAAAGCAAAAAACAGAGAAACGCATGAAATCGTGGCTTTGAAAAGAGTGAGATTGGATGACGACGACGAG GGGGTCCCAAGTTCTGCCCTGCGAGAAATTTGCCTCCTGAAAGAACTGAAGCATAAAAACATTGTGAG GTTGCATGATGTTCTGCACAGTGACAAGAAGTTAACATTGGTGTTTGAATTTTGTGACCAG GATCTAAAGAAGTATTTTGACAGCTGCAATGGAGACCTAGATCCAGAAACGGTCAAG TCATTCATGTACCAGCTGTTGAAGGGGCTTGCCTTCTGCCACAGTCGGAATGTTCTCCACAGAGACCTGAAGCCACAGAACCTTCTCATCAACAGG AATGGGGAATTGAAGCTGGCTGACTTTGGCCTGGCTCGAGCCTTTGGAATCCCAGTGAGATGTTACTCAGCAGAG gTTGTGACGTTGTGGTATAGGCCCCCAGATGTGCTCTTCGGTGCCAAGCTTTATTCTACCTCCATTGACATGTGGTCTGCTGGATGCATATTTGCAG agtTGGCAAACGCTGGAAGGCCTCTTTTCCCGGGTAATGACGTCGACGACCAGCTGAAGAGGATCTTCAG ATTGTTGGGTACACCAACTGAAGAACAGTGGCAGACAATGACAAAGCTCCCAGACTACAAG CCGTACCCCATGTATCCAGCCACGACCTCACTGGTGAATGTTGTCCCCAAACTCAGTAGCACAGGACGGGATCTGCTACAG AATCTTTTGAAGTGTAATCCTGTCCAGAGGATCTCTGCAGAAGAGGCATTGCAGCACCCCTACTTTGCTGATTTCTGCCCACCGTAG